CCTTTTCTAACCGTGTATTTTTCTGCGTAAGATGTCGGGGAGAGTGTGTCAGTGGCAGATTTTTAACCACAATCTGCAAACGATGGATCACCAGGCTTACTCCTCGAGACGTTTGAGCAAATCCTTGGCGGAGGTCCGAGATACGGGAATACGCGGTCTTCCTTCTCCCTTCAAAATCAGATTGTAGGCACCATTGAACCATGGTTCGAGCTCGCTCACGAATTGAAGATTGACCAAATAGCTTTTGTGCGTACGGAAAAAGTCGTATGCGAATAGCTTTTCCGCCAGTTGTGTCAGGGTCATCCGCGTCGAGTACATCGCCGTTTGGGTGACGATTTGCACATACCGCTCCTCCCGCACCGCATAGACAATCGTCGCTGGATCAATGACCACTAATCTACTATTGTCTTCTACCAACAGCTTGGTTCGTTTTGTCTGGACAGGCTCTACTTTTGGCTTGACTAGACGCTCGCGTATTCGTTGCATCGTTTCTACCAGACGCTTGGGCTCCGTAGGCTTCAACAAATAATCGACGGCGTACAATTTAAACGCATCGATGGCAAATTCCTCATACGCGGTACAAAAAACGATGAGGGGATGCTGCTTGCGTGAAGCGAGCATTCTTGCTGCCTGCGCTCCTTCCAGCTCAGGCATTTTCATGTCCAGGAAGACGACATCCGGTTCGTGCACATCGACCATTTCCAACAGCTCTCGGCCGTTAGTGGCATAGGGCAGCAATTCTACGTCTCCTTCTTGTAGCAGTAAATAGCTCAGTTCTTCGCGTGCTAGTCGCTCGTCTTCTGCAATCATGACGCGTATTGGCATCAGGCACTCACCTCTTTTGTAATCGGAATAGTAAAGATAATCGTACTACCGCCTTCTTGTTTATTGGCAAAATGAAGTTGGGCATCTTGTCCGCACAAGCTGATCAGACGTTGGTTGACATTATGGATGCCAATTCCGTTGCCCTCCTTACTCTCCATTGGCACCTTTCCCAGAACTGGCAGCAACTTGTCGGGAAAGCCTTCGCCATTATCTTCGATTTGAAAAACAACGTGCACATCCTGCCGTCTCACATGGAGGATGATCTCACCGCCGTTCGTGATGTCGCGAACACCATGCTGAATGCAATTCTCAAATAACGGCTGCAACGTGCCAGGAGGAATAAGGGCTTCCTCTACCCCCGCATCAATGATGGTGCGAACGGCGAATTGCTCGGAAAATCTGATTTTGATAATTTCCAAATAAGCATGCAGGTGATCCAACTCCTGTCTCACGGTGACAAGCGGACTCGCTGTGAGCTTCAGGTTGAATCGCATGAACACGCCAAGCTGAATGGTCATATGCCGGGCTAGCTGCGGATCAATTCGTATCAAGGTCACAATGGAATTCAACGTGTTGAACAAAAAGTGAGGATGAATCTGTGCCTGTAGCATCCGCAACTCTGCATCCTTCATTAACCCTTTCATTTGCTCCGTGAGAGATAGGGTCAATTGATTGGAGATCAGGTTGCCAAGCCCTTTTGCTAGTGCTTCTTGAACTTTTCCTATTTGTTGCGGCCTCCGATAATAGAGTTTGATCAGTCCAACGACGCTGTCCCCCTCTTTAATCGGCACGAGAATCGCTGCATGCAGGTTACAATTTTTGCGCTTACACCCTATGCTCTCTCTCGTCAATCCCTTGTCAATTCCACCGCTATACAGTGCCCGCTTATCGAGCTCACTATTGAGCGCTTCTCCTGGATGATGATGGTCTGCCGCCACTCCCACGTGCGCAAGGAGCCGTTCTCGATCGGTTACAGCAACGGCGGCTGCTTTCGTTTCTTTTTGTAAGACGAGGGCTGCTGACTGAGCTGTCTGCGGTGTAAGCCCCCTTTTCAGGTGTGGCAAAATTCTTTCCGCTATCGTAAAGGAACGCTCCGCCTCAATGGCAGCCGAACGTTCTGCCTCTTGCAAGGCAACTCGTATCATCGTCGTAAAAATCGCAATCGAAACGCTATTCGTCAGCACCATCGGAATCCCAATCACGTTGACCATGGTTCGCGCTAATTCTGGCGGAGCTGCCATGATCAATAAAAGCGACATCTGTATAATGGGCGCGAACATACCGATGAACATAGCTTTGGACGGAGAAATAACCCGCTCCTGCGAGAAAAAACGCGCTACGTATCCTGCCAGCAACCCCGTGATCGGGATCGATAAGCCCATCGGTGCTGCGGCGAATCCTCCCAATTGGAAGACATGAAGCCCAGCAATGACACCTGCCCCCAGGCCAACGAGAGGTCCTCCTAGCAAACCTCCAATAACGACTCCTACCAAAGTAGAATTCGCGATAATTTCTTCATATGACAAGCGAAATATCCAAAATGCAGGAAGATAGCTATCCCCTTGCACGACCACTCCTGCATATGTACCCGCAATCCCAAACAACCCGAACATCACGGAAAAGGCGATTGACGTCCCTACGTGCAATTCGCGGTCTAAAAGCTGGCGAAATAATGGTGTCCTTGTCAAAATAAATGCCAGCGTCAAAAGAATGCCCATTCTTTCAATGAGCAATAGCGTGAGATTATCCACCGCAGCCTCCCTTATTTTAAATCTTCTACAAATTCCGCATATTACCCGCAATTCCCTGCTGGACAGACAACCTCGCTAGGCTGATTGCATACGCTGTGTGTGCAATGCTTCAGGAGAAGGGTGATCATGCCATGTGTGGAATTGTAGGATGGATTGATTGGGAAAAGGACTTATCTGGTGAACGTGATGTTCTGCAAAAAATGACCCACTGTCTCAAGGATCGAGGCCCTGATGCAGAAGGCTTTTGGCTGACTCCTCGTGCGGCCCTCGGTCATCGCCGCCTTGTGGTCGTAGACCCTGCTGGCGGACAGCAGCCTATGTCGGCTCTCAAAAACAAACATGCCTGCACCATGATTTACAATGGTGAATTGTATAATACCGAAGATTTGCGAGCAGAACTGCTTGCTTGCGGACATACCTTTCAATCTCACTCGGATACGGAGGTACTTTTGCACACGTATTTGGAGTGGGGGCCAGATTGTCTGTCAAAGCTAAACGGCATCTTTGCTTTTGCGATCTGGGACGAACGCGAACAAAGATTGTTTGTCGGCCGTGACCGTATGGGGGTTAAGCCGCTGTTTTATGCGCAAAGAGGCAGTTCATTTCTACTGTCCTCCGAGCTAAAAGCCTTGCTCGCTCACCCCGAAGTCAAACCAGAGCTCTCTCGTGAAGGCTTGGCTGAGGTTTTCGGAATTAGTCCCGCTCGTACGCCTGGCCATGGTGTTTTTCATAACGTACACGAGGTTCGGCCCGGCTCTTATCTGTTGGTGACGCGTGATAGCGTCAAGCAAAAACGCTATTGGCAGCTCGAAAGCCACCCACATACGGATGACCT
This genomic stretch from Brevibacillus sp. DP1.3A harbors:
- a CDS encoding LytTR family DNA-binding domain-containing protein, with translation MPIRVMIAEDERLAREELSYLLLQEGDVELLPYATNGRELLEMVDVHEPDVVFLDMKMPELEGAQAARMLASRKQHPLIVFCTAYEEFAIDAFKLYAVDYLLKPTEPKRLVETMQRIRERLVKPKVEPVQTKRTKLLVEDNSRLVVIDPATIVYAVREERYVQIVTQTAMYSTRMTLTQLAEKLFAYDFFRTHKSYLVNLQFVSELEPWFNGAYNLILKGEGRPRIPVSRTSAKDLLKRLEE
- a CDS encoding LytS/YhcK type 5TM receptor domain-containing protein — encoded protein: MDNLTLLLIERMGILLTLAFILTRTPLFRQLLDRELHVGTSIAFSVMFGLFGIAGTYAGVVVQGDSYLPAFWIFRLSYEEIIANSTLVGVVIGGLLGGPLVGLGAGVIAGLHVFQLGGFAAAPMGLSIPITGLLAGYVARFFSQERVISPSKAMFIGMFAPIIQMSLLLIMAAPPELARTMVNVIGIPMVLTNSVSIAIFTTMIRVALQEAERSAAIEAERSFTIAERILPHLKRGLTPQTAQSAALVLQKETKAAAVAVTDRERLLAHVGVAADHHHPGEALNSELDKRALYSGGIDKGLTRESIGCKRKNCNLHAAILVPIKEGDSVVGLIKLYYRRPQQIGKVQEALAKGLGNLISNQLTLSLTEQMKGLMKDAELRMLQAQIHPHFLFNTLNSIVTLIRIDPQLARHMTIQLGVFMRFNLKLTASPLVTVRQELDHLHAYLEIIKIRFSEQFAVRTIIDAGVEEALIPPGTLQPLFENCIQHGVRDITNGGEIILHVRRQDVHVVFQIEDNGEGFPDKLLPVLGKVPMESKEGNGIGIHNVNQRLISLCGQDAQLHFANKQEGGSTIIFTIPITKEVSA